The genomic window CCTTCAAGGTAAGTGGCTTTTGGGATATTCAGGATTGCAGCCATTATCCAAGGGGTATACAAGAGATCTCTACAAGGTAAGTGGTTTATGACTATTCAGGATGTCAGCCATTATCCAAGGGGTATACAAGAGATCTCTACAAGGTAAGTGGTTTATGACTATTCAAGATGGCAGCCATTATCCAAGGGGTATACAAGAGATCTCTTCAAGGTAAGTGGTTTATGGACTATTCAGGATGGCAGCCATTATCCAAGGGGTATACAAGAGATCTCTACAAGGTATGTGGCTTTTGGACTTTTCAAGAGTTTGCTTCAAGGTAAGTTATTTTGGACTATTCAGGATGACAGCCATTATCTAAGTGGTTTgatttgtacaaaaaatgcaaaTAGATGGTCCAATTTGTTGCACATAGACTTTTCTGTTGAGTATCTTGTTGAAAAAGTGAAAGCTTTGTAAAGAATAATTGAAGATGTCAGAATCCCTAAGTATGGCAATGAAtaatcataggcggatccagggggcccttCTTTTGTgcaaaaaaattggttgattataaagAGAATTACTGAAGCATGGCTGGAGCTGCCACctcccccttttaggtcagtcagtggggcCCCCTttcaaaaagttctggatccgccactgacaatatatgaaatgcattttttaaaagcttTGTAGATTTTTATAAAGCCATATAAAGATGACATACTTTTCATGGAAtaagggttctttgatatgtccaCAGATGACTGGGCTTTGAAAAGTTAGGtcacatatatttttctttaaaacttgtattgattaactttatgcTTCCATGTTAATTCTAGACGAGTGTCtaatttttaagatatttaaAGGGTATACAATAAAACAAGATTTTTTCTACCAAACAGTTTATTCAAAAGCatgaaaatattgaaaagcaaattttaataaacattattgttaaaattataatttgaaaaattagtTAGTAGTTGTAAataagtacaaaataaaaaaagtacagaATTGTTACAGAAACAATATAGTTTTAATCTCTATGAGTGCTGGACCTAAAGTTTAGGAATGACAATAAAGACAAAATTAATTCCTCTGTTACATTAAAAAGTGTGATGTTTAATCTTTCAGCCatatgcattttctttttttcttttttacattatACAGATTTGAGGTTAAAAATCGCATTTAATGatatcaaaaagaaatatttttgaagTGATTATAGTAGGTTTCTCTGTATGAAtaggattttgaataaaaaaagcattttcaTCTGGACAAATGTGATATTCAATGAGCTAAACGTCACACTCTTTTACATGTAGcgtatggaataaaacaattactgtcttttgtttctgtaaatatttggttaaattgACCGtagaaaaactgatattcacttctgCCATCaacctcagtgaatatcagtttttctaaagaaaataaaaccacatatttacctcatcaatagacagtaattgtataaatTCATTTGATAAGCATTATTACATATTATTTCACATCTGATCCCTGctataaaaatgattttgaaacaAATGCAAAAtgtaccaatgaaaataaattagtGTTAAGGTTAAATGTAACATAAGAATTGGgatttgtaaacaaatataaaatgtggTTTGTAAAATCTAATTCTACAATAGCATAATTTGTAcagcaatatttacaaaacacaaatattttataatcacGGTAACAAACAATAATTGAATTACTGTTCTTTTTTGTAATAGCATTGAAGTGGTAAACCGATAAAAAAGATAGTAATTGCCAAGTTTTtgagttacaaaaaaaagcataaaaTAGTCAAATGGCTTGGTTGAGCAAAATGATTCTCGCACAATGGAGTTGCCTATACTGAAAATTTGAATTGTTATTATAAAAGAGAAAAGGGaacaacatctttaaaatatTCCAGAAAAGATGGTACTCAATTGTTAATAGTTTTGCAAATTCACTATGAGTTCCAAAGATCTgggttataaaacaatttaataccatgtttttaatttatttttttaagaaatggctCAAGTTCCCAATTTGGAAAAAGGGATAAAATTCTTTAACTCAACATGTATGCAATCTTTCTGTGAAGTTTCAGAGATCTTGGTTAAGACTGCACCATGAGTTGATAACTTGTTAAAATGATACCCTCCATACCCTCTTACCCATTTGCCCATACACAATATCCTCATTCTGTAAGCTTGTTTTGGACCTACTTGactgtccaatattgaatttatttGAACATAATTTAAAAGAGTATGGTGAACATAGTATATTCAAAAACAATTTAGCATATATAGTATATTCAAAACATggtgaaaacataaaaaaatatacattgtttattaaGAAGTATGTATGAAACTGTGATCAGTGAAAATATCATtaggccagggttttttaatttgttggtttacggattttaccaatgaaaaagtcgggtcggtcggtcggcaaaaaaaagaaaaaaaatatgctattttgtcatcatttcttagattttagttcgatgaaatcagctgtcataaacattgcatgacattctaataatttcccgtaaacAAAAAGTGGACGGGGACTGCACGGatatcgtcatttcacaaacatgaaaaacagattcgcgtagctcttaatcaattcccgATAACTTGGTGGACTTggtgatcttcaagcacgaaaactgataaagaagaaaaaatgtaaaaacgtcgtacgaaaataagttcaACAAACGTAAACTGCAATCTCATTAAAATTAAGGAGGATAGCGTATCAGAACAtcggattttaatgagattgcgtaaactggaagttttatttttttcactacagaaagtgttatcaattttgaaagtgattaatgcatttcatttcataaaaaaacgagtattttaattatttttcagggataatgcatttgttacggtcggcgggaataaaaaagcatgaaaagtgaattttatttttattctggaaatcggcaaaatcggatcggcggatccgtaaaccaacaaattaaaaaattctggccTTATGTTAATGGAACAAAACAAATACTCTACCAAAATAGGctttattaaaaattaattatctCATCACAGAAgtgaaactatttaaaaaaaaaagaacatatttcaaaataactTATTGAAAGAATTTTAAGCTTTAATCAATATATGGTTCCATCTGAAACAGAAACAGATATGATTGTCACCccttcaataatgaacaacacaaaatatatatatatgttaacaaataattatatatacaatgtatatctgtATAAATCTATCCACATGTTTATTTACAATCTTTGTTAGAAATAACTTCTTTTCTCCTTTGAgaaatatttatgtgttatgcTTCTATCATATAAAGTATTGCCATGCTAATTGtcttattacaaaacaaaaaaaaacaaaaatattggttctataaaacaaaaaaatattacaaatggaaataaacattacaatttgtgTTTCTTCACTTAAAACACAGTTATTTTCAATGATCAGTACAAACTTTACACATTTTGATAACATGCATTTTGATAACACACAACTTGAAAGAAATCTTTAAGGAGAAAAGTAATAACTAATCTCTTGTACGTAGAAGAAAAAAGAATTACTACTAGCTATCATTCTATTCTACCATCCTATcccaaattaaatgaaaacaaatgttgttGTCATTGATTGATATCTGCCATTTTTGTATACTTTCGTTGTTGTAGTAAAAAGCAGGGAATTGGTTTCTGTTTTGAACAATTTCACACTTGGCATGCCTTTTTTAACTTTTAGGTtttagttttgctcattgttatagAAGGAGCCTCAATTGGTCTAAGTATTGCATCTGCTGTATCAATAGCCTGTCAAAacattgaggttgtgagttccTATCCCAACTGTTGGAGTGAGTTggactctaatcttaattgacttatATTGCCTGTTTCATGCTGGATGTCTTTGGTTCTTTGGTCTTTGtagattgttgtctcattggaatcATATTTTTTGTGTTCCCCACATAAAGAATTGCTTTTTGGTAAAATGTGTTTATCAAGTCAGTCTGTCTGTCATTAGTCATTATGTTTGTCATGTCAATGCCTTCATCTTAGTCAAATTCTCTTCAAATTTGAAACCTTGAATGACACAtataattttcagaaaaatagGAAATGGTTATCAACTTTTTTCAGGAGGGAGAACTTATATCTTATAATTCTATATTATATCTTGTCGTCTTGATAGAGCATTCATTTCTTATCAAATCTTTAATTTGTATGAAGGTTTCACTTCAAAACAATGGATGCAAATGATATTCAGAAAAACCTGAATTGGTAGACCAAATGATAAGGAGGGTGTCATATGAAAATATCTTGTAGTATTTGTTTTAGCCTGGATAGTGCCTATTTAATCAGATAGTCTTTAATTTGTACAAAGGCTTCTAGTTATCAAACCAGCTACACGTTTAATGATCAAGCAATCCGAAAAATGTTAAATAGTGGACCAATTTTGGGGTAGAAGAACTTGTGAAAATACCCAGAATGATTCATGTTTGGGCTTAATGTATGATAGCTTCCTCGCTTCATTCATTGATATTGATATTGTATAAAAACTTATGATAAACTTATATCATGTGCAATGCATAACAATTAAAgagtatatatacaaaaatattttaatactttgatTTCACTATGAATTATGAATTGTCCTTTCAATTACCATGCCATAACTTTCTGGATGATTAATGTAAGTGAAGAACTATTATTATGTACCAGTAAAGTCTATGAGCCATTCATTAAATCAAATGTGTTGTTTGTATCATTACTGTCCAGTAATTTATCTATTATGGATTCAACATGATCTGGAAGTTCATCACTATAGTCTGAAGATCGGTCTGTTAAAGAGCATGTACTCAATTGCTGAAAGGGGAAAATATTACAGGTTGGTCATTGcattttaataattgtattttaattAAGGCTAGTAATATTATTACTacattgttttaaattgcttttttAGTGATAAATGACttaattagtttttgtttttagatttgTGTATTGGGCATAATGGATACCGTTtgacaaaaatacattttctgaATAATGAGATTCAAACAcatcttctatactattaaacgagaagacctcattttgggtgtcgcatctcttctttccacaataaattaatcttCATGCCTCTAtgtcctatatgtacagtgcataatcgcatttgtcatccattcatatgattatccagattgagttattttgggagaaaaacgagaaaataGGCGTCCAGATATGTCTCCGTCATTGGACGACATTTTAAgccagattagacttccggtttgcgttttctgtatacttttaacatacatatatactacCAATTAagtgtattttctgtctgatgtccgtcattggacgaaattttaaatCAGATTAGACCTCCAGCTTGGTTTTTTTGTAtactttgaaacaaatatatacatgtatactaggAATAAAGtgtctgatatcattttcaagtttactaatGTAATAGATGTGCCTTGATGTGCCTAGGTTAATTCCCCTTAATTTGGACAAATTAACTATTtagtatttaaataattattttaagtttaattttatttaaacacaGTAAGATAAAAGTAAGGATtgttaatttaactgttttagtatttaactttcgatgtttttataatgttttatgaatatttatttattcaacttTTCTTCAGTACCGTTTCAGTTAAAGTTACCCTGTTTATTAACAAGTTTAGAATATCCATTTGATATAGAATTGGAATCGCCCGGCCTTGCACAGGCCTCCAAATACTCGCCGGACTGTATCAATTCACTTTAGCTAACAGATAGCCACCACTTCGGTGCAGTTCGCCACAGTCAGTCACCCCTTTATGGTGCAAATTTCACCACTATAAAACACAACGCAAAGCAAATTTTCTTcaacttcattttcattttacatttgaaattactcTATTTTTAAACTTTAGATTTAATTAGAAAGTTTTCTGACTCCTGTTTATATCCGACTTTGTTTAATACATGCAATTAttgtacatttgtgaataaaatatagttttgtttgattcattGTCTGTTGTTCAGCCATAATCTGATATCAGATATCCCAATGGTCGAATAGGGGCGAAGTACTGGCCGCTACACGTCCTGGAAGGTGTCGTCACCGACCCCCTCCGTTAccctatccacggcggtcacagagtttattaaatagagagtgTCTGTATGATATATATTTGACTGCCGTGCATCGATTATTAAactaaaaaattaatttaaaacaaaatacactttatttatagtaataaaTGAAGCAGGAccttttcgggacgtcgggaatGGTAGTTTTAGGAttgaacaattcaaatgaaaatactaacagccttatttatttacaaaaaataaacgaaaaacaaatataaaacacataaacaaacgacaaccactgaattacaggcccctgacttgaatgttcataatatactacatgtatgttcataatgaaattaatagaaaacaaaaaaataggaattttggaaataaaaaagGAGGgtcaataaaaaaacattttcctgtccccaagtaccttttACTTctgatacttttcctgaaattcaAAAGTCagtaaatcttttacaaaatacttCCTACAACACTTACTAGTATTATTGAAAAGATCACTATCTTTTGAAAGCCATCATTCACATAAAGATTagtgtgtcatgtgtactattatttgtctgtttgtctttttcatttttagccattagttgtccatttgtttttgatctgtgagtttgactgtccctctggtatctttcccaCCTTTTTTAGGTAATGCAAATGTTGTTTTGTATCATATTGAATAGGTTaagaatttttaaacatttttatttcactCATTTATCACACCCCTTTCAAAATGGTACTTGAAATATCTCATCATGCAAGAAATAGGTAACAAACCACAACCATAAGAGAAATAACAAAACGACTATAGAAAATAccaaacaaatgtatataacagtaGAACCAGTTGTtgaaacaataataaaacatttttacacAACACTCACGTGTGTCTCAAACGTATCTGAAATGTAATCTGGATCCAACTCCTCCAAAAGATTGATCATCACTTTTACATTAAAGTCTAGATCTGAagttgtttgaatgtttttaactGCATTGTCTATCTCTCCATTGCTGCTTCTATGTGAAGATGTTTGTCCTGACTGCAAAAcaaaatatagtttaaaatgtatatagtttGAATATAAAGGTATTTATTGTAATACTAGCACtgataattttgattaaaatattatactAATTATTTGATCAAATATTTTCTTGTTTAGGCTAACTTTTTGAAACTGTAAGTCATTAACGTCTCAACAATTTTGAAGAAATTAAGGTAACAGCAGTGTTCAAAAGATACAAATCAAGGTAAGGAACAAAATGAGGGAATTACATGATCTCCAAAAAGTATCTTAGCTCAACAGGCTGTTATTGTACAAACATATCTAGgtgttaaatattgaatgtaAGCACAATGTTTTTTTTGTGGGAAAAGGACCTTACAATACTGTgaatctttacttttttttttaaagaaatgaaacCTTTCCCCTGAATCAGCTGGAATCTACCTGTCCAgggacggatccagccattttaaaaggggggggggggggggtcccaacccaggacaaaagggggggggggggttccaactatatgtccccattcaaatgcattaatcgaccaaaaaaaggggggtcccaacacCCGGAGCCCCCCCTCTAAAGTTCATTCAATGGGAACTTTACATTTCTCcattaaaaaaacattcattcaGTGATTAAAATTGCTCTACAAAAAAATCCTAGTGATGAAAATACTGTAAAAAGCGATTTATTTCCGTGTCTTTTCTTTCAAAagtgaaaatatataaatcaagatAGCATACTTACAAATTTGTGTTAACAATAGACTACTTAAGATCAAATGTTGGTTTTAGCAATAAATTTTGCCATTATTTCTTTCATGAAATCTTGTATgtaaaaatcttttattgcaGTAGACATAAGATGGATTTGTAATATAAACAACATCATACACAGTTTGTATTATTCAGTATTAGTACACGTTTAATCAACACAAGGACTTTATTTTTTGAACATCCAATTAACCAATTAAGgacatacaatacagttttgatcccgtatttacagtttgatgaaaatttccataaaggctattttttgccggattaaatcaaatatgtaataaaaagtataccttcatgtgctactttctGAGTTTAATGAggtagaaattttgtatatttgctcaaaattcaattagtggccgtattttctctttcgaaagaaagccataactttttttgtttttcaaagataATCACAAATagattttgttaaataatttgtaattctgtattttataaaaatcgaaaaaaattatgcattttttattcagaaataactcatatttatcaaatagtcatggattgagaaaaaaaacatatttttttgctgtacatttattaaaataaaaaaaattgcactatttgcagttaaataaaatttggtctacataatctccctgcaaaatgaatcaaaatgttgttttaaaaaataggggtccatgcactcgtttttaaattaaatcagtttgaatgataaaaatcagtcgaaaaatacatcttttcccgatatgtcatagtctGACGtcacgaaaataacattttacattagcaacatcattacctcccctgtaactgtatcttaTGCccttaaatatttaataaaaaaaaattcaaggagAAATTTTGTATTCCTCTAGATTGGATTCCATAGAGAGCTGTATTTATTCAATGGTCAATTGGATAGttaattttacaaacatttaaatggacagataaataaactcatcatagataccagcccATTTCAATTATTagttttgttttgtatctgacttGTACAACATTTTTTCTTTACTATTATTGCACTTACTGATGGTTCAACAGCAGTTGCACTGTAGTCTTGCTCTATCTCCTCCAAAAGATTAACAATATGATTTACCCATTGATCTGAAGTTGTCTccccttttttattttcattgtctGCTTGTGTATATGAAGATGAATCAACTGGCTGCAAAACAAAAAAGTACAGtattttaatagatattaattCAATATTAAAGTAGCTTAACAGTTAGCCAAGCTTTGATCTTTCTTATTCAGatgtttttgcttattatcaAATCAAGGAATTCTGATTCCTTATCCAAATTTTGCAATACTTTTTAAACCTTTTGGACTATATCAAGCTCTTTAACATTTGTACTAAGCTTAGAATATTTTGGACTATACATCAATTGTGAAAATGTGCATCTTTTGTTATCAAATTGTTAGGTTCaatgtttatatttcaaatattttttctcacTCCTATGGAAGattgctactcagtttcaaattaaaaagcttttcataacactagtagaTATTGATAgggcaaaaataaacaaaaaaaaaagagaagaaaaagatATCAAACATAGGTTTGTGTGCTTGATTTTCCAGATATTATCATTTGAAACTTTGGCGTGTAAATTTTCGCTCTGGATTCTAtgtagctttatcattgacaagtttaaggtCTCAATAACtatttgaataagaaaaataaaatatttaagacttttacagatggctttaAATTTTACACTCatacatttataaaaagaaaaatggggataaggggcatttttttttaatgcattcaaaaggataaaaccagaggatttcaaTAATATTGACAAATTTCCAAACATGCATGACAAGCGAACATTCGTAACTATTTGAAAAGTAGAAAATAAGTCTTTGAGACTTCTTTTTAAAAGTGCCTTTACAAACTAAAATTTGAAGTGGCCAAAATACTGTTGCCGAGTTTATTATTATTCAAGAAGATTGATTGAGTGTTCGTGTTAAATGTTACTTTTAGTACTCTTGACTTCAACTCTTGtagcagttttttttaaatgaaataatttgctgTTCCCAGAGATAACTACCAACTCTCAACAGAGAACTAGAGATCCTAGTCAGTTAAGAAGAAGACAGAGTTAAATATCTTGCCTTGCCATCTGATGTATCTGGTAATTTGTTGATCACCAGCTGATCTGTTTGCTTTCCTGAAGCTGGAAGGTTTGGTTTTGACTTTATTGAAATCGAATCATGTGATAAATGGTCAGTTGAAAAAGCAGTAATTTTGCAATCATTTGAGTTTCCTTTCGGTGAGGTGTTT from Mytilus galloprovincialis chromosome 5, xbMytGall1.hap1.1, whole genome shotgun sequence includes these protein-coding regions:
- the LOC143076871 gene encoding uncharacterized protein LOC143076871, with protein sequence MIISGKSSTQTYPVDSSSYTQADNENKKGETTSDQWVNHIVNLLEEIEQDYSATAVEPSSGQTSSHRSSNGEIDNAVKNIQTTSDLDFNVKVMINLLEELDPDYISDTFETHQLSTCSLTDRSSDYSDELPDHVESIIDKLLDSNDTNNTFDLMNGS